The Methanocaldococcus jannaschii DSM 2661 genome has a segment encoding these proteins:
- the dph2 gene encoding diphthamide biosynthesis enzyme Dph2, whose protein sequence is MFNLETERVIREIENLNKNNPKVIFQAPEGLKLKVEKEIEKIKQYFKQKNINIEIYLWGNTCFGACDLIDNHVKNLNVDLIIHYGHEKLSYANPEIKTLFIPAYHIFNKDEEEKILNDIKNFIEKHKSGGKKVAIATTIQYKKLLKDFNPSIILGCRGEVKEGDVILFVGTGRFHPLMIAYKYQKEVFIYNPLSKCFDKISEEEINKFIKKRILAISKLLLNKPKKVGVVLSTKKGQCRKRVFDEIIKLLEENDVNYLPILVDNISPDILFYDVDCYIIVACPRIVLDDYILYKKPIYTPEEFKLFLKNSFKYKFDEIKEDDF, encoded by the coding sequence TTGTTCAACTTAGAAACAGAAAGAGTTATAAGAGAAATTGAAAATTTAAATAAAAACAATCCAAAAGTTATTTTTCAAGCTCCAGAAGGTTTAAAGCTGAAAGTTGAAAAAGAGATTGAAAAAATTAAGCAATATTTTAAACAAAAAAATATAAACATTGAGATTTACCTATGGGGAAATACTTGCTTCGGTGCATGTGATTTAATAGACAACCATGTTAAAAACCTAAATGTTGATTTAATCATACACTATGGACACGAAAAACTTAGCTATGCAAATCCAGAGATTAAAACCCTCTTCATTCCCGCATATCACATATTCAATAAAGATGAAGAGGAAAAAATCTTAAATGATATAAAAAACTTTATAGAAAAACATAAAAGTGGAGGAAAAAAAGTTGCTATAGCAACAACCATCCAATATAAAAAACTTTTAAAAGATTTTAATCCAAGTATAATCTTAGGTTGTAGAGGAGAAGTTAAAGAAGGGGATGTTATATTATTTGTTGGAACCGGAAGATTTCATCCTTTAATGATTGCTTATAAATATCAAAAGGAGGTTTTTATATACAATCCTCTCTCTAAGTGCTTTGACAAGATATCTGAAGAAGAGATTAATAAGTTTATAAAAAAGAGAATTTTAGCAATATCTAAACTATTATTAAACAAACCAAAAAAGGTTGGTGTTGTTTTATCAACAAAAAAAGGACAGTGTAGGAAGAGGGTTTTTGATGAGATTATAAAACTGTTAGAAGAAAACGATGTTAATTACCTCCCAATATTAGTTGATAATATTTCTCCAGATATTTTATTCTATGATGTTGATTGCTATATTATAGTTGCATGTCCAAGAATCGTTTTAGACGATTATATCTTATACAAAAAACCAATTTACACTCCAGAAGAATTTAAACTTTTCTTGAAAAATAGCTTTAAATATAAGTTTGATGAAATTAAGGAGGATGATTTCTAA
- the cobQ gene encoding cobyric acid synthase CobQ, which translates to MAEFIMVVGTSSNSGKTTITAGLCRILANKGYKVAPFKSQNMSLNSRVAKEDGEIAIAQYTQSLACRVEPSVHFNPILLKPKGNFISQVIVHGRPYKDMNYNEYRKNKDFFLKKIKESLEILDREYDYVIMEGAGSCCEINLLKDDIANLRIAELVNAKAILVADIDRGGVFASIYGTIKLLPENWRKLIKGIIINKFRGNVEVLKEGIEKIEELTGIPVLGIVPYDENLVLPEEDSQVLQSMRSFGNAKSGVEINVVRFSKISNFTDLDPLRYDAFIKFIDFDDDITGDILIFPGTRSSTKEAYYLKQHNFDEKVLEFLKDGGIVIGICGGYQVLGKELIDKEKKESDVGDIEGLKIFDAKTYFGNDKVVKNSCGFLEIDNKTFNVKGYEIHEGFTYSKEKPLIKIERGFGNCGNGFDGSIKKFGDGLAIGTYFHGIFENYEFRNYIINLIRKRKGLDEIYGDSYKDSIEKSLNYFAEVVERSVNLKPLGI; encoded by the coding sequence ATGGCAGAGTTTATAATGGTTGTTGGAACATCATCAAATAGTGGAAAAACGACAATAACTGCTGGATTATGCAGAATTTTAGCAAATAAAGGCTATAAAGTAGCCCCATTCAAATCTCAAAATATGAGTTTGAATTCAAGAGTTGCAAAGGAAGATGGGGAGATTGCTATAGCCCAATACACTCAAAGTTTAGCTTGTAGGGTAGAGCCATCAGTTCATTTTAACCCAATTTTATTAAAACCAAAAGGTAATTTTATCTCTCAAGTTATAGTCCATGGAAGACCCTACAAAGACATGAATTATAATGAATATAGAAAAAATAAAGATTTTTTCTTAAAGAAGATTAAAGAGAGTTTGGAAATTTTAGACAGAGAGTATGATTATGTTATTATGGAGGGAGCTGGGAGTTGTTGTGAAATAAATTTATTGAAGGATGATATAGCAAATTTAAGGATAGCTGAGCTTGTAAATGCCAAAGCTATTTTGGTTGCAGACATTGATAGGGGTGGAGTATTTGCCTCAATATATGGGACAATAAAACTATTGCCTGAAAATTGGAGGAAGCTAATTAAAGGAATTATAATAAACAAATTTAGAGGGAATGTAGAGGTTTTAAAGGAAGGGATTGAAAAAATAGAGGAGCTAACTGGTATTCCAGTTTTAGGCATAGTTCCCTATGATGAAAACCTTGTTTTACCAGAGGAGGATAGTCAAGTCCTACAGAGCATGAGAAGTTTTGGAAATGCAAAAAGTGGAGTGGAAATTAATGTAGTTAGGTTTTCAAAGATATCAAACTTTACAGACTTAGACCCATTAAGATACGATGCATTTATAAAGTTTATCGACTTTGATGATGACATAACTGGAGATATCTTAATATTTCCGGGAACAAGAAGTTCAACAAAAGAAGCTTATTATTTAAAACAACATAACTTTGATGAAAAGGTTTTGGAGTTTTTGAAAGATGGGGGAATTGTTATTGGTATCTGTGGAGGTTATCAAGTTTTAGGAAAAGAGTTGATTGATAAAGAGAAGAAAGAGTCAGATGTTGGAGATATTGAGGGCTTAAAAATCTTTGATGCAAAAACATACTTTGGAAATGATAAAGTAGTTAAAAACTCTTGTGGTTTCTTAGAGATTGATAATAAAACATTTAATGTTAAAGGCTATGAGATACATGAAGGCTTTACCTATTCAAAAGAAAAACCTCTCATAAAAATTGAGAGAGGCTTTGGAAACTGTGGAAATGGTTTTGATGGTTCTATTAAAAAATTTGGAGATGGATTGGCTATAGGAACATACTTCCATGGAATATTTGAAAATTATGAGTTTAGAAATTATATCATTAATTTAATTAGAAAAAGGAAAGGTTTGGATGAGATTTATGGAGATTCATACAAAGATAGCATAGAAAAAAGTTTAAATTACTTTGCTGAAGTTGTAGAGAGAAGTGTTAATTTAAAGCCATTGGGCATTTAA
- a CDS encoding tRNA 2-thiocytidine biosynthesis TtcA family protein — protein sequence MVEINLRELKKYANPFFLTIRKDKILVNNKRMARLSRTKMDKIEEEFGIPVIYSKTYEYVSTKVGRFINKHKIIAPRDIVIVGLSGGKDSLLLLHLLEVYRRKYGIKLIAVTVDVNIGGIRPWKEDTEGVKLIKHHCEMLNVPHIILKNDLDVVELSEILTKHSKGMEFSPCFSCSVIKRHLLGKLAKEIAENENIPYEKVKLAYGHNLDDNSDTILANIFKGERLKFMRPLTRFKYNEVDYQSFKIPLEECIIIRPMLPILERDIIKALEECGIEYYKDKDMCPYSRDRGDSVRRRCHEILEKLEEEIPNIREMVVSSALKTVEYYSKNPYGEDNL from the coding sequence ATGGTAGAGATTAACTTAAGAGAATTAAAAAAATATGCAAATCCATTCTTTTTAACTATAAGAAAGGATAAGATTTTAGTTAATAATAAAAGAATGGCAAGGTTATCAAGAACAAAGATGGATAAAATTGAAGAAGAGTTTGGAATTCCTGTTATTTATTCAAAAACTTATGAATATGTATCAACGAAGGTTGGGAGATTTATAAATAAACATAAAATTATAGCTCCAAGGGATATTGTTATAGTTGGATTGAGTGGAGGAAAGGATAGTTTGTTGTTATTGCATTTATTGGAAGTTTATAGAAGGAAATATGGAATAAAATTAATAGCTGTTACTGTAGATGTGAATATTGGGGGAATTAGACCATGGAAAGAAGATACAGAAGGAGTTAAGCTGATAAAACATCACTGTGAAATGCTAAATGTGCCACACATTATATTAAAAAATGATTTGGATGTTGTTGAACTATCTGAAATATTGACAAAACATTCCAAAGGAATGGAGTTTTCTCCATGCTTTTCCTGCTCTGTAATTAAAAGGCATTTGTTAGGAAAATTAGCTAAAGAAATTGCTGAAAATGAAAATATCCCTTATGAAAAGGTTAAATTAGCTTATGGACATAATTTAGATGATAATTCAGACACAATTTTGGCAAATATCTTTAAAGGAGAGAGATTAAAGTTTATGAGACCATTGACAAGGTTTAAATACAATGAGGTTGATTATCAAAGCTTTAAAATTCCATTGGAGGAGTGTATAATAATCAGACCCATGCTTCCTATATTGGAGAGGGATATAATAAAAGCTCTTGAAGAGTGTGGGATAGAGTATTATAAAGATAAGGATATGTGTCCATACAGTAGGGATAGGGGGGACAGCGTTAGAAGGAGATGTCATGAGATTTTAGAAAAGTTAGAGGAGGAGATTCCAAATATTAGGGAGATGGTTGTTAGCTCTGCGTTAAAAACAGTTGAGTACTATAGTAAAAATCCTTACGGAGAGGATAACCTTTAA